The following are encoded together in the Strongyloides ratti genome assembly S_ratti_ED321, chromosome : 2 genome:
- a CDS encoding Glucosamine 6-phosphate N-acetyltransferase: MVTCVNNAEDCYLFRENLLLGHVKDNVPEEFKLRPLHIDDYNKGYLELLGQLTTTGDVTETEWIKRFNSMKSTSDGVPQSYYIAVIEDLTTKKIVGSVTLVIEFKFIHHAGCRGRIEDVVTDKNYRGRRISHILNRTLVSLAKELGVYKLSLECKDSLIGFYGNFGFKKDEGNNFLVQRFDRSKL, from the exons ATGGTCACTTGCGTAAATAATGCTGAAGATTGTT atttatttagagaaaatttattactgGGACATGTAAAAGATAACGTACCAGAAGAATTTAAGTTACGTCCTCTTCATATTGATGACTATAATAAAGGTTATCTTGAATTACTTGGACAATTAACGACAACTGGTGATGTCACTGAGACAGAATGgattaaaagatttaattcCATGAAATCTACCAGTGATGGTGTTCCTCAGTCATACTATATTGCTGTAATTGAAGatttaacaacaaaaaaaatagttgGTTCCGTAACATTAGTAATTGAATTCAAATTTATCCATCATGCAGGATGTCGTGGGAGAATCGAAGATGTCGTAACAGACAAAAATTATCGGGGACGTCGTATATCACATATATTGAATAGAACATTAGTTTCACTGGCTAAAGAGTTGGGTGTTTATAAGCTTAGCTTAGAATGCAAGGATTCATTAATAGGGTTTTATGGAAATTTTGGTTTTAAGAAAGATGAGGGGAACAATTTTCTTGTTCAAAGATTTGATCGttctaaattataa
- a CDS encoding Adenylyl cyclase class-3/4/guanylyl cyclase domain-containing protein encodes MEEFKTKNREVRGVLLRHWTGLDRARLHTFYLWLIMYSLSLIFLTTYFAYSPLTIQFVTVGMIFIILLIISYCLIRCEKEFSINNSRKHYLIMSLISMIGFPLFIWLIYLPCILNRDELKKDVKDFQIPSIFSSFILLILYQFFIMPRNRRVFFFITITFVILNIIYMNLLNFNEERIFKENLVDSNKTYIIRIYNQLQLNETINNEIKNSNGKFSKNLIIIFLQLLMVIVGLMYDSKSSGSRCSIERKITEAVTRRTELETLKDRQEQLLLSVIPAYLADKVSKSMREISSGNNINKGKQHHKLFHDLHVQSHDNVSILFADIVNFTVLAKQLTAKDLVRTLNELYSKFDEDAQKLQCMRIKFLGDCYYCVSGMPVNRPNHADMCVLMGLEMIKTIKQVRDATGVDVNMRIGVHTGNIYCGIIGIIRWQFDVWSDDVTLANQMESSGRPGAVHITKKTKEMLVGDYRIMSANENIDNKRNINKNKEETYYILPDKNTILERTASIYRNKRKNLDLVSSEDINNSQSRLSIKSKFSKITEFWGAETPFANLNRINNNEGSLSRRPNYSNTIQCMTLIENNLNKINFSNVKSILNWSSKRTEYQTAKMLFPFFKNPLNINLSECSSLLILSIPLAIANFCTIFAYYPPDYHPLLVGQLCVCLLGLAMICIIEQITVVGHSFLTSLSFAVSLLIAIGSHITITFRSVVDDATKIPSLIWLPSAMCHLCSIPILYRLSYAFRCVLATADLCIFFVLLVVFPGYGFNYMLRTVNYKILSSQITAITIHLLAVYLLLLFVEWITEYEHKIEAACDMAFKNEETEVQMMQDINTLLIHNILPQSVAIKFLEPDRQIDELYAKDHNNVCVMFASIPNFNDYWSECEKSRKLECLRLLNEIVCEFDKLLLKPKFSCIEKIKTVASTYMAASGLYEPEGEFTRQKNVINMVEFALAMNGVLEQLNLDSFQNFTLRIGMSLGPLVGGVIGAQKPQFDIWGNTVNMASRMDSHGIVNKIHITKEVAKILIREGYEIESCGAIKVKGVKDPMETFSLSLDCRRTSNSSCQVGNKKSAF; translated from the exons atggAAGAATTTAAGACAAAAAATCGGGAGGTTCGTGGTGTCCTCTTAAGACATTGGACTGGATTAGATAGAGCCAGACTTCATACCTTTTATTTATGGTTAATTATGTATTCTttaagtttaatatttttaacaacatACTTTGCCTACAGTCCTTTAACAATTCAATTTGTAACTGTTGGgatgatatttataatattacttatTATATCATATTGTTTAATAAGATGTGAAAAAGAG ttttCTATAAACAATTCACGAAAACATTACTTAATAATGTCTTTAATATCTATGATTGGATTTCCACTTTTTATTTGGTTAATTTATTTACCTTGCATTTTAAATCGTGATGagttaaaaaaagatgttaAAGATTTTCAAATACCTtcaattttttcatcatttatccttttaatattatatcaattttttattatgccACGTAATCGAagagtatttttttttataacaataacaTTTGTCAtacttaatattatatatatgaatttgttaaattttaatgaagaaagaatatttaaagaaaatttagttgattcaaataaaacatatatcATACGTATATATAATCAATTACAGTTAAATGaaacaattaataatgaaataaaaaatagtaatggaaaattttcaaaaaatttaattattatatttttacaattattaatgGTAATTGTTGGTCTTATGTATGATTCAAAGTCATCTGGAAGTAGATGTAGTattgaaagaaaaataacTGAAGCTGTGACAAGGAGAACAGAATTAGAAACATTAAAAGATAGGCAggaacaattattattaagtgTTATACCAGCATATTTAGCTGATAAAGTTAGTAAAAGTATGAGAGAAATATCATCaggaaataatattaataaaggAAAACAACatcataaattatttcatgATCTTCATGTACAAAGTCATGATAATGTTTCAATACTTTTTGCtgatattgttaattttacCGTACTTGCTAAACAATTAACAGCAAAAGATCTTGTTAGAACATTAAATGAATTATACTCAAAATTTGATGAAGATGCTCAAAAATTACAATGTATgagaataaaatttcttgGTGATTGTTATTACTGTGTTAGTGGTATGCCTGTTAATAGACCTAATCATGCTGATATGTGTGTTTTGATGGGTTTAGAAATgattaaaactattaaacAGGTACGTGATGCAACTGGTGTTGATGTTAATATGAGAATTGGTGTACATACaggaaatatttattgtggAATTATTGGTATAATACGATGGCAATTTGATGTTTGGAGTGATGATGTAACATTAGCTAATCAAATGGAAAGTAGTGGAAGACCTGGTGCTGTAcatataacaaaaaagacAAAAGAAATGTTAGTTGGTGATTATAGAATTATGTCTGCCaatgaaaatattgataataaaagaaatattaataaaaataaagaagaaacatattatattttaccaGATAAAAATACTATACTTGAAAGAACAGCATctatttatagaaataaaagaaaaaatctTGACTTAGTATCAAGTgaagatattaataattcaCAAAGTagattatcaataaaatctaaatttagtaaaataaCAGAATTTTGGGGAGCTGAGACACCTTTTGCTAATTTaaatagaataaataataatgaggGATCATTAAGTCGTAGGCCAAATTATAGTAATACAATACAATGTATGacattaattgaaaataatttaaacaaaattaatttttcaaatgttAAATCAATATTAAATTGGAGTTCAAAAAGGACAGAGTATCAAACAGCTAAAATGTTATTTccatttttcaaaaatcctttaaatataaatttatctgAATGTAGTAGTCttctaattttatcaataccTTTAGCAATAGCTAATTTTTGTACAATTTTTGCTTATTATCCTCCTGATTATCATCCATTATTAGTTGGGCAATTATGTGTATGTTTATTAGGATTAGCTATGATTTGTATAATTGAACAAATAACAGTTGTTGGtcattcatttttaacaTCTTTATCATTTGCTGTCTCATTATTAATAGCAATTGGTTCACATATAACAATAACATTTAGATCTGTTGTTGATGATGCTACAAAAATTCCATCACTTATATGGTTACCTTCAGCTATGTGCCATTTATGTAGTATTCCTATTTTATATAGACTTTCATATGCTTTTCGATGTGTTTTAGCAACAGCTgatttatgtattttttttgttcttttGGTTGTTTTTCCAGGTTATGGTTTTAATTATATGTTAAGAAcagttaattataaaattttatcaagtCAAATTACAGCTATAACAATACATTTATTAGctgtttatttattattattatttgttgaaTGGATT acAGAGTATGAACATAAAATAGAGGCTGCCTGTGATATggcatttaaaaatgaagaaacaGAAGTTCAAATGATGCAAGATATAAATACACTTTTAATACACAATATTCTTCCACAATCTGTtgcaataaaatttttagaaccAGATAGGCAAATTGATGAATTATATGCCAAAGATCATAACAATGTTTGTGTTATGTTTGCATCAATAccaaattttaatgattattgGAGTGAATGTGAAAAAAGTAGAAAACTTGAATGTTTaagattattaaatgaaattgtATGTGAATTTGACAAATTACTTTTGAAACCTAAATTTAGttgtattgaaaaaattaaaactgtTGCTAGTACATATATGGCAGCTAGTGGTTTATATGAACCAGAGGGTGAATTTACCagacaaaaaaatgttattaatatgGTAGAATTTGCCTTAGCAATGAATGGTGTATTGgaacaattaaatttagattcatttcaaaattttacattacGTATTGGAATGTCATTAGGACCATTAGTTGGAGGTGTAATTGGTGCACAAAAACCTCAATTTGATATTTGGGGTAATACAGTAAATATGGCAAGTAGGATGGATTCTCATGGTATTGTTAACAAAATTCAt ataacaaaagaagtggcaaaaattttaataagagAAGGATATGAAATTGAAAGTTGTGGTGCAATAAAAGTTAAAGGAGTTAAAGATCCTATGGAAACATTTTCTCTATCTTTAGATTGTCGTAGAACATCTAACTCTAGTTGTCAAGttggtaataaaaaatctgctttttaa
- a CDS encoding Clc protein-like family-containing protein — translation MASTVSQKVLLVLSIIFIVLGLALTLGGAFSPAWQIVDIREFRAEHQHGLWWDCVRAEKHVVAVGDFYDETPLHCMQKFDRSAELVIEDTLNNIDEDGAAGESEHHRFWAWHKIVLFFILFGAFSAFISICTGVCAPCFPPCAFVFSISLFIAMICSMIADGVFFLAANRVDNRFVQGMVGTYEQNIGYAFYIHLFGTLAWILAFICTLATTYKFFSTNRRNDGDYYPNNDRFGDSRGVPIQRSILNDNNKPINFSNNIQYTQPSQSYQQGYGSQSYHFRETSA, via the exons atggCCTCAACAGTATCACAAAAGGTACTGTTAGTGTTatctatcatttttattgtacTAGGTTTGGCATTAACTCTTGGTGGTGCATTTTCACCAGCATGGCAAATTGTTGATATAAGAGAATTTAGAGCTGAACATCAACATGGTTTATGGTGGGATTGTGTTAGAGCTGAGAAACATGTTGTTGCTGTTGGTGATTTTTATGATGAAACACCATTACATTGTATGCAAAAATTTGATAGATCTGCTGAACTTGTTATTGAAgatactttaaataatattgatgaaGATGGTGCTGCTGGAGAGTCTGAACATCATAGATTTTGGGCATGgcataaaattgttttattctTCATTCTTTTTGGTGCTTTCTCTGCATTTATATCAATATGTACTGGTGTATGTGCACCATGTTTTCCACCATGTGCTTTTgtattttcaatttcattatttattgcCATGATATGTTCAATGATTGCTGATGGAGTCTTTTTTTTAGCTGCTAATAGAGTTGATAATAGATTTGTTCAAGGAATGGTTGGAACATATGAACAAAATATTGGGTATgctttttatattcatttatttgGAACATTAGCTTGGATTCTTGCATTTATATGTACACTTGCCACAacatacaaatttttttcaaccAATAGAAGAAa tGATGGAGACTATTATCCAAATAATGATCGTTTTGGTGATTCAAGAGGCGTTCCAATTCAAAGATctatattaaatgataataacaAACCTATTAATTTTTCCAATAACATTCAATATACTCAACCATCACAATCATACCAACAAGGTTATGGTTCTCAAAGCTATCATTTTCGTGAAACCAGTGCTTAA
- a CDS encoding CTP synthase 2 — protein sequence MLEIFICFNMEKREEVTSDVKIILVTGGVISGVGKGIISSSLGVLLKANGYRVSAIKIDPYINIDAGTFSPLEHGEVYVLDDGAEVDLDLGNYERFLNVRLRRDNNITTGKIYRHVIDKERRGDYLGKTVQTIPHITEAISNWVERVAQIPVDGSHDKPHVCIVELGGTIGDIEGMPFVAAFEKYQRPRLRKRFMTVHVSLVIAPKSTGEPKTKPMQNSIKNLRTAGLTPDLIICRSEKKLTEDLKNKICEFGLVDSDQVVGVHDCKNIYQVPILLQSQGVIDLIKKRLHLGLPNKEAMLAAVPNMFQWFEFSNIVDSFKEVVNIALVGKYVKIEDAYTSVNKALEHAATHAKRNVKIHFIQAQDLEIETDEKTRKAAWDKIKGCQGIIVPGGFGKRGIEGKILACQYARENKVPFLGVCLGMQCAAVEFARNVLGIKDANSSEFDKDIPFENQVIIDMPEHVGDNVDMGGTMRLGLRTTVFLTENCKLKKLYKSLVIEERHRHRYEVNPALVPRLSEAGLLFVGMGVDESSNIDDVQRRTASANNLIEMATSYQSGNLLQAINQLCTRGGNGVSKTAVRMEILEIKDHPYFVGCQYHPEYLSHPITPSPPFLGLLLAASGQIEGYLSGEKIPTPIKNLSRKESKENSFSENSETHFY from the exons ATGTTAGAGATT TTTATTTGTTTCAACATGGAAAAAAGAGAAGAAGTAACTAGtgatgttaaaattatacttgTAACAGGAGGGGTTATATCCGGAGTTGGAAAAGGAATTATTTCATCATCATTAGGTGTACTTTTGAAAGCTAATGGATATCGTGTCTCAGCTATAAAAATTGACccatatattaatattgatGCTGGAACTTTTTCTCCCCTAGAACATGGTGAAGTTTATGTTCTTGATGATGGTGCAGAAGTTGATTTAGATCTTGGTAATTATGAACGTTTTCTTAATGTGCGCCTTCGTCGTGATAACAATATTACAACAGGTAAAATATATAGGCATGTTATTGATAAAGAAAGAAGAGGAGATTATCTTGGAAAAACTGTACAAACTATTCCTCATATAACTGAAGCCATTTCAAATTGGGTTGAAAGAGTTGCCCAAATTCCAGTTGATGGTAGTCATGATAAACCACATGTTTGTATTGTAGAATTAGGTGGAACAATTGGTGATATTGAAGGTATGCCATTTGTAGCTGcttttgaaaaatatcaAAGACCACGTCTTAGAAAACGTTTTATGACTGTTCATGTATCATTAGTTATTGCACCAAAAAGTACTGGAGAACCAAAGACAAAACCAATGcaaaatagtattaaaaatcttAGAACAGCTGGTTTAACTCCAGATCTTATTATATGTCGtagtgaaaaaaaattaacagaagatttaaaaaataaaatttgtgaATTTGGTTTAGTTGATTCAGATCAGGTAGTTGGTGTACatgattgtaaaaatatttatcaagttccaattttattacaaagtCAGGGTGTAATTGATCTTATTAAGAAACGCCTTCATTTAGGTCTTCCAAATAAAGAAGCTATGTTAGCTGCTGTTCCAAATATGTTTCAATGGTTTGAGTTttcaaatattgttgattcaTTTAAAGAAGTTGTTAATATTGCTTTAGTTggaaaatatgttaaaatagaAGATGCCTATACATCTGTTAATAAAGCACTAGAACATGCCGCTACACATGCAAAAAGAAATGTCAAGATTCATTTTATTCAGGCACAGGATCTTGAAATTGAAACAGATGAAAAGACAAGAAAAGCAGCATGGGATAAAATTAAAGGTTGCCAAGGAATTATTGTACCAGGAGGTTTTGGAAAACGTGGAATTGAAGGAAAAATTTTGGCTTGTCAATATGCACGTGAAAATAAAGTACCATTTCTTGGTGTTTGTCTTGGTATGCAATGTGCAGCTGTTGAATTTGCTAGAAATGTTCTTGGAATTAAAGATGCTAACTCATCAGAATTTGATAAAGATATACCATTTGAAAATCAGGTAATTATTGATATGCCAGAACATGTAGGAGATAATGTTGACATGGGAGGAACAATGAGATTAGGTTTAAGGACTACAGTCTTTTTGACAGAAAATTgtaaacttaaaaaattatataaatctttAGTAATTGAGGAAAGACATCGTCATAGGTATGAAGTAAATCCTGCTCTTGTTCCAAGACTCTCTGAAGCTGGTTTATTATTTGTAGGTATGGGAGTTGATGAATCTAGTAATATTGATGATGTTCAAAGAAGAACTGCATCAGCAAATAATCTCATTGAAATGGCTACATCATATCAATCCGGTAATCTTTTACAAGCAATAAATCAACTCTGTACCAGAGGTGGTAATGGTGTCTCAAAAACTGCTGTACGTATGgaaatattagaaataaaagatCATCCATATTTTGTTGGATGTCAATATCATCCAGAATATCTTTCACATCCAATAACTCCATCACCACCATTCCTTGGTTTATTGTTAGCAGCTTCAGGGCAAATTGAAGGATATTTAAGTGGTGAAAAAATCCCTACtccaataaaaaatttatcaagaAAAGAAAGTAAGGAAAATTCTTTTTCTGAAAATTCTGAAACGCACTTTTACTAG
- a CDS encoding Pyridine nucleotide-disulphide oxidoreductase, FAD/NAD(P)-binding domain-containing protein → MKLSTIVKAKEHYNLLVLGAGAGGLAVSSHFSRTLPKGNVGVIEPSSVHYYQPGFTLVGGGIFPKSHFTRKEETLMPSNVTWIKDKVGKILPEKQVVETFDGKEISYNFLVIATGVQLRYDLIEGLEDGLAMKDNKVISTYSPETVEKVYNAFQNFEKGKAVFTFPNAPIKCPGAPQKICYLFDDYLRKTNKRKNAEIIYNTILPRIFGIERYSNVLTEYAKSKDIHVNYRTSLSKVDPITRVATFDILNETMQPTGEIKKIDYDLLHVGPPCSPVEGLRNTAKNNDGLTDKIGFVDVDKNTLQSKQYKNIFGIGDCTNFPSPKTAAAVSSHFKTIKYNLQKVMDGGNVEPLYDGYTSCPLVLSSNKCILAEFNYDGPIETTPFNQSKPSRLAFIGKAYGFPMLYWDYLLKGRWSGPSTIRKILHLGMSK, encoded by the exons atgAAACTATCAACAATTGTCAAAGCTAAAG aaCACTATAATCTTTTGGTTCTTGGAGCCGGTGCCGGTGGTTTAGCTGTTTCATCGCATTTTTCAAGAACATTACCAAAAGGAAATGTTGGTGTTATTGAACCTAGTTCTGTTCATTATTATCAACCTGGATTTACACTTGTTGGTGGTGGAATTTTTCCTAAAAGTCATTTTACAAGAAAGGAAGAAACATTGATGCCTTCAAATGTAACATGGATAAAAGATAAGGTTGGAAAAATTTTACCTGAAAAACAAGTTGTTGAAACATTTGATGGAAAAGAaatttcatataattttttggtTATCGCAACAGGTGTCCAATTACGATATGATTTAATAGAAGGATTAGAAGATGGTTTAGCAATGAAAgataataaagttatttctACCTATTCACCAGAAACAGttgaaaaagtttataatgcatttcaaaattttgaaaaaggTAAAGCTGTTTTTACTTTTCCAAATGCTCCTATAAAATGTCCAGGTGCACCacaaaaaatttgttacCTGTTTGATGATTATTTAAGAAAGACTAACAAAAGAAAGAATGctgaaattatttataatacaattttaCCAAGAATTTTTGGTATTGAAAGATATTCTAATGTTTTAACAGAATATGCTAAATCAAAAGATATTCATGTTAATTATAGAACAAGTTTATCAAAAGTTGATCCTATTACAAGGGTAGCtacttttgatattttaaatgagaCAATGCAACCTACTGgtgagataaaaaaaattgattatgACTTACTTCATGTTGGACCACCATGTTCTCCAGTTGAAGGTTTAAGAAATACAgctaaaaataatgatggtTTAACTGATAAAATTGGTTTTGTTGatgttgataaaaatacTCTTCAAAgtaaacaatataaaaatatttttggtaTTGGAGATTGTACAAATTTTCCATCTCCAAAAACTGCTGCAGCTGTAA gttcacattttaaaactattaaatataatcttcAAAAAGTAATGGATGGTGGTAATGTTGAACCATTATATGATGGTTATACATCATGTCCATTAGTTCTTTCAAGTAATAAATGTATCTTAGCTGAATTTAATTATGATGGACCAATAGAAACAACACCATTTAATCAAAGTAAACCTAGTAGACTTGCTTTTATTGGAAAAGCATATGGTTTTCCTATGTTATATTGggattatcttttaaaaggCCGCTGGTCTGGACCAAGTacaataagaaaaatattacacCTTGGAATGAGtaaataa
- a CDS encoding Nuclear hormone receptor HR78, whose translation MQNGCYSNPNHFFQSPGYGNYQRNFFETIDIPLSSLTPINISNTSTSVPNNIYIETPTTTIATINNNNNNNDRKFQSSTKNESFISNKDINEETGETYLNLSGTGEFLNKKCNEPKSSLLKFSNSPININKSLPTFSASKFSIPSENQPTIINSTSNSTFINNKLTPKTSEKMLNSIETSIPNFNIIHNTHYIDYSGTSSSNHYHITQQQPINNFSSHHKLNFNNFLTPNNMTNLYTNLPLINEPQTFPSTPENNIYSPFNSNQTIYERNSSFQVPSLPCHTPKYLPQYTDPSNAIITTDEIHKMKHSPQILCNNSPSDSSTIDTISPKSICSICLNAPSNGLHFGAKACAACAAFFRRSISDNKKYVCKKSQRCIITINGDTGGYRKMCRECRMKRCLSVGMQPANVQNRRQIQMVMPRKDYIDIDDDNYYKQYNNKEKVVIEDNQINVPAKSSNIVIQRNTLDVNKIYNNNSNYNNFKKFSQIIC comes from the exons ATGCAAAACGGCTGTTATTCTAATcctaatcatttttttcaatcaCCTGGATATGGTAATTAtcaaagaaatttttttgaaacaatTGATATACCATTATCATCTTTAACACCTATCAATATATCTAATACATCTACCTCTGTAccaaataacatttatattgaAACACCAACTACAACTATTgcaacaataaataataataataataataatgatagaAAATTTCAAAGTTCTACAAAAAACGAATCATTTATAAgtaataaagatataaacGAAGAGACAGGTGAAACTTACTTAAATTTATCAGGTACTggagaatttttaaataaaaaatgtaatgaaCCTAAAAGTAGTCTTTTAAAGTTTTCAAATTCTCCaataaacattaataaaagtttaccAACATTTTCAGCATCCAAATTTAGTATACCTAGTGAAAACCAGCCTACTATTATAAATTCTACTTCAAATTCtacttttattaacaataaattaacaCCAAAAACTTCTGAAAAAATGCTCAATTCTATTGAAACATCAATacctaattttaatattattcacAATACACATTACATTGACTATTCCGGTACTAGTTCTTCTAATCATTATCACATTACCCAACAACAAcctataaataatttctcTAGTCatcataaattaaattttaataattttttaactccAAATAATATGACTAATTTGTATACTAATCTTCCCCTTATTAATGAACCACAAACTTTTCCATCAACACCTGAAAATAACATCTATTCACCATTTAATTCTAATCAAACAATATATGAAAGAAATTCATCTTTTCAAGTGCCATCATTACCCTGTCATACACCAAAATATTTACCTCAATATACAGATCCTTCTAATG CAATAATTACAACAGATGAGATACATAAAATGAAACATTCACCACAAATACTTTGTAATAATTCACCATCTGACTCCTCAACAATTGATACAATTTCTCCTAAATCAATTTGTTCAATTTGTTTAAATGCCCCATCAAATGGTTTACATTTTGGAGCTAAAGCATGTGCAGCATGTGCag ccTTTTTTCGTCGTTCCATTTctgataacaaaaaatatgtatgtaAAAAAAGTCAACGTTgtattattacaataaatgGTGATACAGGAGGTTATCGAAAGATGTGTCGTGAATGTAGAATGAAAAGATGTTTAAGTGTTGGTATGCAACCTGCTAATGTTCAAAATAGAAGACAAATACAAATGGTAATGCCAAGAAAAGATTATATTGATATAg atgatgataattattataaacaatataataataaagaaaaagtagTAATTGAAGATAATCAAATAAATGTTCCTGCTAAATCTTCTAATATTGTTATACAAAGAAACACATTAGatgttaacaaaatttataacaataactctaattataataattttaaaaaattttctcaaattatttgttaa